In a genomic window of Arvicanthis niloticus isolate mArvNil1 chromosome 8, mArvNil1.pat.X, whole genome shotgun sequence:
- the Rp9 gene encoding LOW QUALITY PROTEIN: retinitis pigmentosa 9 protein (The sequence of the model RefSeq protein was modified relative to this genomic sequence to represent the inferred CDS: inserted 1 base in 1 codon) → MKMAFCVSFSSYEKPPPGFIKEDETKPEDCIPDVPGNEHAREFLAHAPTKGLWMPLGREVKVMQCWRCKRYGHRTGDKECPFFIKGNXKLEQFRVAHEDPMYDIIRENKRHEKDVRIQQLKQLLEDSTSDDDESSSSSSGGKEKRKKKKKKEKHKKRKKEKKKKKKRKHKSSKSSESSDSE, encoded by the exons ATGAAGATGGCGTTCTGTGTTTCATTTTCTAGTTACGAGAAACCTCCTCCTGGGTTTATAAAG GAGGATGAGACGAAGCCGGAAGACTGTATACCAGATGTGCCCGGCAATGAACACGCCAGGGAGTTCCTGGCTCACGCTCCGACTAAAGGACTTTGGATGCCGCTGGGGAGAGAGGTCAAAGTTATGCAAT GTTGGCGTTGCAAACGGTATGGCCATCGAACAGGTGACAAAGAATGCCCTTTCTTTATCAAAGGCA AGAAGTTAGAACAGTTTCGAGTT GCACATGAAGATCCCATGTATGACATCATTCGAGAGAATAAAAGACACGAAAAGGATGTAAG GATCCAGCAGTTAAAACAGTTACTGGAGGACTCCACCTCGGACGACGACGAGAGCAGCTCCAGCTCCTCAGGAGGCAAAGAGAAGcgcaagaaaaagaagaagaaagaaaagcacaagaaacggaagaaggagaagaaaaagaagaagaaacggAAGCACAAGTCTTCCAAGTCTAGTGAGAGCTCAGACTCAGAGTGA